In Bdellovibrionales bacterium, a genomic segment contains:
- a CDS encoding outer membrane lipoprotein-sorting protein, which translates to MKKNLPKWLKIPGHSKAVAAGVLFLFALWSGFMFYELLQIKTHYSMDQFHPDNHTLLKTDKKIKARFQIVDALPYLILVESKTQRSWTEPGMLSELTKLTQKMASFDEVSDIKSLANIETAVTDDTSFTVGRIRDIASTPAHQKKILKDPLMAPQLVSNDGKFAALVIKTKSLSFKQQSTFIKKLEKVVSEKPNLFAGEIGGPSAISSQIAELLSDEITIYSILSLLISILIFYVMFQNISVVLIGSLVILCSNLAALGAMSLFGFSLTVLSSTVPILVTIMVVSITTQTLSRISDFRNKVLKRHHYLLSLRVMKELVPPHFIGAITTAVGFATFASSEIPIIREYGLSVTVGILVGCTTTIILLPALLTWLPAPQKRKELVNWPAISNKVIHYRKPLFASVMVLVVVCVAMGGQLNWSTVIFDDLPESHATRRATETAQMQLGGVIPLEISVGRSSAKEFWKNPKNLQKMDKLIARWRDYEGVGSVVGVADFLKAASPQQTISKNKKSISETFFIYGMAEENPLQNFTADNNSFARISIRMQDIPSHENQRVIQRMLDDARRTFPTLKVEATGMAATLHAMNEELSRSLIYDFYSALMWIVVLLMVILRSVRWTLIAVIPNLVPTALLLGVLAISQTPIKPGVAMVFAISLGMAFNNTIYILDKLKKMIKGSNAKTLPIESLMAEEFGPCFVSSIAVMAGFVVFLFSYFSMNKLFGTYLMLSVVTGLIGDLILLPTLLALFPGLLLAPIRGDRILYKVRSFMMLPAVQKLSVALIIGASIFFFAKPSLAATPNDEALGILKKVVKKQSSPYEEAEIKMITKEPDGSSKERKILIKRKNDKENKALVKLLSPSDLKGVGFLSLNTGSKSEEQWLYLPSEKRSRRIVGSNKKGKFLDSELSYEDFRVSTYDDFESKILEKNKDTYVIESTSKEDDGVYNKIKTWVDVKNYRILKSEYYSTDGKLVKEMSFNNYKKYNQLWRAQNVSVKNIKKNRSTTLEIQKLSAKKISDNEFSMSALEAG; encoded by the coding sequence TTGAAAAAGAATTTGCCAAAATGGTTAAAAATTCCCGGCCACTCGAAAGCTGTGGCGGCCGGCGTATTGTTTCTGTTCGCTTTGTGGAGTGGCTTTATGTTTTACGAGCTCCTCCAGATCAAAACTCACTATTCCATGGATCAATTCCATCCAGATAACCATACGCTGTTAAAGACAGATAAAAAGATCAAGGCGCGATTCCAGATCGTAGATGCGTTGCCTTATCTTATATTGGTCGAAAGTAAAACGCAGAGATCGTGGACAGAGCCTGGGATGCTGTCAGAGCTCACAAAGTTGACACAAAAGATGGCTTCTTTTGACGAAGTTTCCGACATCAAAAGTCTCGCAAATATCGAAACCGCCGTGACCGACGACACCAGCTTCACCGTGGGACGAATTCGAGACATTGCGAGCACTCCCGCCCATCAGAAAAAAATTCTAAAAGATCCGCTCATGGCTCCCCAACTTGTCTCAAATGATGGCAAATTCGCCGCGTTAGTAATCAAAACAAAGAGTCTATCTTTTAAACAACAGTCCACATTCATAAAAAAATTAGAAAAAGTTGTCAGTGAAAAACCAAATTTATTTGCGGGTGAAATTGGTGGACCGTCAGCGATTTCTTCTCAAATTGCCGAACTTTTGAGTGACGAAATTACGATTTATTCCATTTTGTCGCTTCTCATTTCGATTCTGATCTTCTACGTCATGTTCCAAAATATCAGTGTGGTCCTCATCGGTTCTCTTGTGATCCTTTGCTCGAATCTTGCCGCACTGGGCGCGATGTCTCTGTTTGGATTTTCTTTGACCGTACTTTCGAGCACGGTTCCGATACTTGTGACGATTATGGTGGTTTCCATCACGACCCAAACTTTGTCTCGGATCTCAGATTTTCGAAACAAAGTTTTAAAGCGTCACCATTACCTACTTTCTTTACGAGTGATGAAAGAGTTAGTACCACCTCATTTTATCGGGGCGATCACAACAGCCGTCGGTTTTGCCACGTTCGCAAGTTCGGAGATCCCGATTATTCGCGAATACGGGCTGAGCGTGACTGTCGGAATTCTCGTGGGTTGCACGACGACGATCATTTTGTTACCCGCCTTGCTGACATGGCTGCCCGCACCTCAAAAGCGCAAAGAGCTTGTCAATTGGCCCGCGATTTCAAACAAAGTCATTCATTATAGAAAACCGCTTTTCGCCTCGGTGATGGTTTTGGTGGTCGTTTGTGTTGCCATGGGCGGGCAATTGAATTGGTCGACGGTCATTTTTGATGATCTTCCGGAGAGCCATGCCACTCGTCGCGCGACTGAGACGGCACAGATGCAGTTGGGGGGAGTGATCCCGCTCGAGATTTCGGTGGGTCGATCGTCAGCGAAGGAATTTTGGAAAAATCCTAAAAATTTGCAAAAGATGGACAAACTTATCGCTCGCTGGAGAGATTACGAGGGAGTGGGTAGCGTTGTTGGAGTGGCTGACTTCTTAAAAGCGGCCAGCCCTCAACAGACGATTTCTAAAAACAAAAAGTCGATCTCGGAGACCTTTTTTATATACGGGATGGCTGAAGAGAATCCGCTGCAGAACTTTACTGCGGATAACAATAGTTTTGCTCGCATTTCGATTCGCATGCAGGACATTCCCTCCCACGAAAATCAAAGAGTGATTCAACGGATGTTAGATGATGCTCGACGAACTTTCCCAACTCTCAAAGTAGAAGCGACGGGGATGGCGGCGACCCTTCATGCGATGAATGAGGAATTGTCTCGAAGTCTAATTTATGATTTCTATTCGGCTTTGATGTGGATTGTCGTTCTCTTAATGGTGATTCTCCGATCCGTGCGTTGGACCCTCATTGCCGTGATTCCTAATTTGGTACCGACAGCACTGCTTTTGGGAGTCCTCGCTATTTCGCAGACACCCATTAAGCCTGGTGTGGCCATGGTTTTTGCGATCTCTTTGGGAATGGCATTTAACAATACAATTTATATCCTGGATAAACTTAAAAAGATGATCAAAGGCTCAAACGCAAAAACCCTTCCGATTGAGTCTCTCATGGCGGAAGAATTTGGCCCCTGCTTTGTGTCGAGTATCGCGGTTATGGCGGGGTTTGTCGTTTTCTTATTCTCCTACTTTAGTATGAATAAATTGTTTGGAACCTATTTAATGCTATCTGTGGTGACTGGACTGATCGGCGACCTTATTTTACTGCCAACCCTACTAGCTCTTTTCCCAGGTCTCTTGCTTGCGCCGATCAGAGGTGACAGAATACTTTATAAAGTGAGGTCCTTTATGATGTTGCCAGCTGTGCAGAAACTTTCCGTCGCTCTGATAATCGGTGCGTCCATCTTCTTCTTTGCGAAGCCCTCATTGGCGGCAACGCCCAATGACGAGGCCCTAGGGATTCTTAAAAAAGTCGTTAAAAAGCAGTCTTCTCCTTACGAGGAGGCCGAAATTAAAATGATCACTAAAGAGCCCGATGGCTCTTCTAAAGAGAGAAAAATTTTAATCAAACGCAAAAATGATAAAGAAAATAAAGCTCTGGTAAAATTGCTGAGTCCCTCGGACCTCAAAGGCGTCGGTTTCCTTTCGTTAAACACTGGAAGTAAAAGCGAAGAACAATGGCTGTATCTTCCTTCCGAAAAGCGCTCTCGCCGGATTGTTGGATCTAATAAGAAGGGTAAGTTTTTAGATTCGGAATTGAGTTACGAAGATTTTCGCGTTTCGACCTATGACGATTTCGAAAGCAAGATCCTCGAAAAAAACAAAGACACCTACGTGATCGAAAGTACGTCTAAAGAAGATGATGGTGTTTATAACAAGATCAAGACTTGGGTGGATGTTAAAAATTATCGAATTCTTAAGTCGGAGTATTACAGTACTGATGGAAAACTTGTTAAAGAGATGAGCTTTAATAATTACAAGAAGTACAATCAGTTGTGGCGAGCTCAAAATGTTTCGGTCAAGAATATCAAAAAGAACCGGAGCACTACCCTTGAGATCCAAAAGCTTTCGGCGAAAAAAATCAGTGATAACGAGTTTTCTATGAGTGCTCTCGAAGCCGGTTAA